The genomic DNA ATCGGTCAAGGAGCTGGCCGATGCCGTGAAGGCCGATCCCGCGAAGGTGACCTGGGCGGGCGGCTCGGCCGGCGGCGCCGACCACATCCTCGCGGCACTGTTCGCGAAGGCCGCCGGTTCGGATCCGGCGAAGGTGAACTACATCGCGTTCTCGGGCGGCGGCGAGGCTCTGGCGGCCATGCTCGGGGGACGCGTGACGGCCGGCATCTCCGGCTACGGCGAGTTCGAGAGCCAGATCAAGGCCGGCAAGCTGCGGGCGCTCGCCATCTCGTCCGGCAAGCGGCTTGCCAATGCCGATACCCCGACCCTCAAGGAGCAGGGCATGGACGTAGAGGTCGTGAACTGGCGCGCCATCATGGCGGGCCCCGGCATCACGGCAGACCAGAAGCAGGCCCTCACCGAGACGGTCGACAAGCTCGTCAAGTCCAAGGAATGGGCCGAGATCCTCAAACAGCGCGGCTGGGAGGACTTCTATCTCGCCGGCGCTCCCTTCGCGGACTTCCTCAAGGAAGAGCAGGTTCGCGTCGGCGACGTGCTGAAATCCGTCGGTCTCGTGAAGTCCTGAGACCCGGCTCCGGACGACAGGTATGGTATCCTCGGGCCAGTCGGCCCGAGGATACCGTGAACCCGGCAAATGGGATAAAGGAAGAGCAGGCCGTTTTGGGACCGGGTGCGAGGGTTTGCTCATGAGTTCAGTCGGAGACCGTGCGGTCAACGGAAAGCGAGAATTGACCGAGGGACTCGCCGCGCAGATTCTGGAGCATATCCGCGGAGGCGGACTGTCCCGGGGAACCCATCTGACGGCGCAGGAACTGTCCGAGCGCTTCAGCGTGTCCCGTTTTCCCATCGGCCAAGCCCTGCAGCTGCTCGCCGCCAAGGGGGTCCTCACCCATCGGCCCAACCGTGGCTACTTCGTCTCGGATGTCGGGAACGCCTCGCCGGAGAGCCTGGGGCTCGCCGCCAGGGACGACGCCACCCGCGTCTACTTCAGCATCGCCGAGGATCACCTTCACGGACGCCTCCCCGATCCTGCCTCCGAGGCCTATCTCAAGGAAACCTATGCAGTCACCAAGGCACAGCTGAACACCGTACTGGGACGGATTGCCCAGGAGGGCTGGGCCGAGCGCCGTCCCGGCTACGGCTGGTCCTTTTCGCCTATGCTGACGACGCCCGAGAGCCTGGAGCAGACCTATCGGGTGCGTCTGGCCCTTGAGCCGGCTGCCCTCCTGGAGCCGACCTATCGCCTCGATCCGGATGTCGCCGCTCGCTGCCGCGAAGCGGAACTCCGGCTGCTCGCCGGCGCCATCGAGACGGACAGCGCCGACGCGCTCCACGAACGCGGCGTGCGCTTCCACGAGGCGATCATCGGCGCGTCCGGCAATCCCTTCTTCCTGGAGGCGGTGCGGCGTATCAACCGCGTCCGACGCCTGCTGTCGTATCGTTCGATGGTCGACCGCCAGCGCTACCGTCAGCAATGCGAGGAGCACCTCGAGATCCTCGACTTGCTTGAGCAGCGAAGAAACGAAGAG from Microvirga sp. TS319 includes the following:
- a CDS encoding Bug family tripartite tricarboxylate transporter substrate binding protein; the encoded protein is MSHFIKTVRVAAVAAVTLFASSAFAQQELRIMAPAGPGGGWDSAARSIQQVLMQTGLAKGVQVVNVTGAGGTVGLAQFVNQAKGDPGQLMVNGITMVGAILTNKAPVTLDQVTPIARLTGDPLVIVVPENSPIKSVKELADAVKADPAKVTWAGGSAGGADHILAALFAKAAGSDPAKVNYIAFSGGGEALAAMLGGRVTAGISGYGEFESQIKAGKLRALAISSGKRLANADTPTLKEQGMDVEVVNWRAIMAGPGITADQKQALTETVDKLVKSKEWAEILKQRGWEDFYLAGAPFADFLKEEQVRVGDVLKSVGLVKS
- a CDS encoding FCD domain-containing protein, encoding MSSVGDRAVNGKRELTEGLAAQILEHIRGGGLSRGTHLTAQELSERFSVSRFPIGQALQLLAAKGVLTHRPNRGYFVSDVGNASPESLGLAARDDATRVYFSIAEDHLHGRLPDPASEAYLKETYAVTKAQLNTVLGRIAQEGWAERRPGYGWSFSPMLTTPESLEQTYRVRLALEPAALLEPTYRLDPDVAARCREAELRLLAGAIETDSADALHERGVRFHEAIIGASGNPFFLEAVRRINRVRRLLSYRSMVDRQRYRQQCEEHLEILDLLEQRRNEEASQALRHHLQHTIGNLQKIRLILEP